Proteins encoded in a region of the Burkholderia ubonensis subsp. mesacidophila genome:
- a CDS encoding patatin-like phospholipase family protein, with translation MSSPRLSRRQFTIACASASLAACTSLGGKSRPDNAATGQPHDKPVKIAIALGGGAARGFAHIGVLKGLEARGIPIEIVAGTSAGSVVGALYASGMNALQLNKLALEMDQSAISDWALPFRSRGLLQGVALQNFINKSLNNRPIEKMAKPLGVVATDLQNGQPILFQQGNTGLAVRASCSVPSVFEPVKIGNREYVDGGLVSPVPASYARKMGATFVIAVDISSRPDGAPTGNPIEMLLQTFTIMGQTIKTYELDKYADVVIRPNLNAMGGSDFNQRNAAILAGEEAVARIMPELQRKLAAATAATAA, from the coding sequence ATGTCGTCCCCTCGCCTGTCGCGCCGCCAGTTCACGATCGCGTGCGCTTCCGCCAGCCTTGCCGCCTGCACGTCGCTCGGCGGCAAGAGCCGCCCCGACAACGCCGCCACGGGCCAGCCGCACGACAAGCCGGTGAAGATCGCCATCGCGCTCGGCGGCGGCGCGGCGCGCGGCTTCGCGCACATCGGCGTGCTGAAAGGCCTCGAGGCGCGCGGCATCCCGATCGAGATCGTCGCCGGCACGAGCGCCGGCTCGGTGGTCGGCGCCCTCTATGCGTCGGGCATGAACGCGCTGCAGCTCAACAAGCTCGCGCTCGAGATGGACCAGTCCGCGATCAGCGACTGGGCGCTGCCGTTCCGCTCGCGCGGCCTGCTGCAAGGCGTCGCGCTGCAGAACTTCATCAACAAGTCGCTGAACAACCGGCCGATCGAGAAGATGGCGAAGCCGCTCGGCGTCGTCGCGACGGATCTGCAGAACGGCCAGCCGATCCTGTTCCAGCAGGGCAACACGGGGCTCGCGGTGCGCGCATCGTGCAGCGTGCCGTCGGTGTTCGAGCCGGTGAAGATCGGCAACCGCGAGTATGTCGACGGCGGCCTCGTGAGCCCGGTGCCCGCGTCCTACGCGCGCAAGATGGGCGCGACCTTCGTGATCGCGGTCGACATCTCGTCGCGCCCGGACGGCGCGCCGACCGGCAACCCGATCGAGATGCTGCTGCAGACGTTCACGATCATGGGCCAGACGATCAAGACCTACGAGCTCGACAAGTACGCCGACGTCGTGATCCGCCCGAACCTCAACGCGATGGGCGGCAGCGACTTCAACCAGCGCAACGCGGCGATCCTCGCCGGTGAGGAAGCGGTCGCGCGCATCATGCCCGAGCTGCAGCGCAAGCTCGCGGCGGCGACCGCCGCGACTGCCGCATAA
- a CDS encoding haloacid dehalogenase type II, with amino-acid sequence MSATTTLSPTAILFDAYGTLFDVHAVVAAAEQMFPGHGDRLSQLWRRKQIEYTQLRTLADPAGARYRPFWDITLDALRFAARALGLTLNSAAEKRLMDEYACLSTYPDTVPALRKLRALDPRPPLAILSNGNPQMLDIAVKSAGMTGLFDRVLSVDAVRAYKPCPAAYALGTDAFGPNPRDIVFVSSNGWDVTGAAWFGYTTFWLNRTGAPAEELGAPPDGAGAGMADLLAFLATPTPSGRSASRARPGPGA; translated from the coding sequence ATGTCGGCCACAACGACACTCTCTCCTACCGCCATCCTCTTCGACGCTTACGGCACGCTGTTCGACGTGCACGCGGTCGTGGCCGCGGCAGAGCAGATGTTCCCCGGCCACGGGGACCGGTTGTCGCAGCTGTGGCGACGCAAGCAAATCGAATACACGCAACTGCGCACGCTCGCCGATCCGGCCGGCGCGCGCTACCGCCCGTTCTGGGACATCACGCTCGACGCGTTGCGGTTCGCCGCGCGCGCGCTCGGCCTCACGCTGAACAGCGCCGCCGAGAAACGCCTGATGGACGAATACGCGTGCCTGTCCACCTATCCCGACACCGTGCCCGCGCTGCGCAAGCTGCGCGCGCTCGACCCGCGTCCGCCGCTCGCGATCCTGTCGAACGGCAACCCGCAGATGCTCGACATCGCGGTGAAGAGCGCCGGCATGACCGGCCTGTTCGATCGCGTGCTGTCGGTCGACGCGGTGCGCGCGTATAAGCCGTGCCCGGCCGCCTACGCGCTCGGCACCGACGCGTTCGGGCCGAACCCGCGCGACATCGTGTTCGTGTCGTCGAACGGCTGGGACGTGACGGGCGCCGCCTGGTTCGGCTACACGACGTTCTGGCTCAACCGCACGGGCGCCCCCGCCGAGGAGCTCGGCGCGCCGCCCGACGGCGCCGGCGCCGGCATGGCCGACCTGCTGGCTTTCCTCGCCACCCCGACTCCGTCCGGCAGAAGTGCCAGCCGCGCGCGCCCCGGCCCGGGCGCGTAA
- a CDS encoding GNAT family N-acetyltransferase, which translates to MLDPTDLRLLYQLRPAEPGDFPFAEALTHGNMGGYYKRHGLVWRSDLFYASWRESENFILEADGERIGVLRVTEEGDSLHIRDVQIAAGHRGHGAGTYLLEMSHRWARARGLNELQLRVFVDNPAARLYLRMGYRVTGSRFAQFGAIRHMVRRV; encoded by the coding sequence ATGCTCGATCCCACCGACCTGCGACTCCTGTATCAGCTCCGCCCCGCGGAGCCCGGCGATTTTCCGTTTGCCGAAGCGCTGACGCACGGCAACATGGGCGGCTATTACAAGCGCCACGGGCTCGTGTGGCGCAGCGACCTGTTCTACGCGAGCTGGCGCGAGTCCGAGAACTTCATCCTCGAAGCCGACGGCGAGCGGATCGGCGTGTTGCGCGTGACGGAAGAGGGCGATTCGCTGCACATCCGCGACGTGCAGATCGCAGCCGGCCATCGCGGACACGGCGCCGGCACCTACCTGCTCGAGATGTCGCACCGCTGGGCGAGGGCGCGCGGGCTGAACGAACTCCAGTTGCGCGTGTTCGTCGACAATCCCGCCGCGCGACTGTATCTGCGCATGGGCTATCGCGTGACCGGGTCGCGGTTCGCGCAGTTCGGTGCGATCCGGCACATGGTGCGGCGGGTCTGA
- a CDS encoding universal stress protein, whose protein sequence is MFKHILVPTDGSDLSKKAIDGAIDLARAVGARVTAYACLPQYPYSPFSEVIIEPPADFRARSEREARTHLDEVESAAREAGVDCDTWTSVHPSPYLGIIEAAERGGCDVIFMASHGRRGLGSLLIGSETQRVLTHTKIPVIVYR, encoded by the coding sequence ATGTTCAAGCACATCCTCGTTCCGACCGACGGGTCCGACCTGTCGAAGAAGGCGATCGACGGCGCGATCGATCTCGCCCGGGCGGTCGGCGCGCGCGTGACCGCCTATGCGTGCCTGCCGCAGTATCCCTACTCGCCGTTCTCCGAAGTGATCATCGAGCCGCCCGCCGATTTCAGGGCGCGCAGCGAGCGCGAGGCGCGCACGCATCTCGACGAGGTCGAATCCGCCGCGCGGGAGGCGGGAGTCGACTGCGACACCTGGACGAGCGTGCATCCGTCGCCGTACCTCGGCATCATCGAGGCGGCCGAGCGCGGCGGCTGCGACGTGATCTTCATGGCGTCGCACGGGCGCCGAGGGCTCGGCAGCCTGCTGATCGGCAGCGAGACGCAGCGCGTACTGACCCATACGAAAATTCCGGTGATCGTTTATCGGTAG
- a CDS encoding gamma-glutamylcyclotransferase family protein, producing the protein MRHVFVYGTLRAGEANDIAHAAARHGIAAPTLVGAAALPGELYDFGTYPGMVAVADRKTLVWGDVYEVDERLVPVLDEIERVYPGVDTLFSQEAANVELGGRQYACLYYPVAAHAVSDQPRIVSGDWVQHRREREAA; encoded by the coding sequence ATGCGCCACGTATTCGTCTACGGCACGTTGAGAGCGGGAGAGGCCAACGATATCGCCCATGCGGCTGCGCGGCACGGCATCGCAGCGCCGACGCTGGTCGGCGCGGCCGCGCTGCCGGGCGAACTGTACGATTTCGGCACGTATCCGGGCATGGTCGCGGTGGCCGACAGGAAGACGCTCGTCTGGGGCGACGTCTATGAAGTCGACGAACGGCTCGTCCCCGTGCTCGACGAGATCGAGCGCGTGTATCCGGGCGTCGATACCCTGTTCAGTCAGGAAGCGGCGAACGTCGAACTCGGCGGCCGGCAGTATGCGTGCCTGTATTACCCGGTCGCCGCGCATGCGGTGTCGGACCAGCCGCGCATCGTGTCGGGCGACTGGGTCCAGCATCGGCGCGAGCGGGAAGCCGCCTGA
- a CDS encoding AraC family transcriptional regulator: MNPSARADEPAHRDTIDIPPEFAPTPVHPMRVRARPVPAGARIPRHTHAWAQLAYASRGVLRMATTGTTWMVPPSRAIWVPPHVTHEVLIVEDAYLRTLYIDESIVPGGLDACRVVEVTGLLRELIVALDARDLGAARERLLCALVLDELSHAEPLPLSVPMPDEKRLRTLCEAVLAQPAHAESLEHWAGEVGASTRTISRLFKQELGVSFSQWRQQALLARAIPLLNQGRPLSHIARELGYQSQSAFSAMFRRAFGESPRAFMLRGHAHEAAEDVTGSDGHPNDDAADRQP, translated from the coding sequence ATGAATCCGTCCGCCCGCGCCGACGAGCCCGCTCATCGCGACACCATCGACATCCCGCCGGAATTCGCGCCGACGCCTGTCCACCCGATGCGGGTGCGTGCGCGGCCGGTTCCCGCCGGCGCGCGCATCCCGCGTCACACGCACGCCTGGGCGCAGCTCGCCTATGCGTCGCGCGGCGTGCTGCGCATGGCGACGACGGGGACGACGTGGATGGTGCCGCCGTCGCGGGCCATCTGGGTGCCGCCGCACGTGACGCACGAGGTCTTGATCGTCGAGGACGCGTACCTGCGCACGCTGTACATCGACGAGTCGATCGTGCCGGGCGGGCTCGACGCGTGTCGCGTCGTCGAAGTGACGGGGCTGCTGCGCGAGCTGATCGTCGCGCTCGACGCACGCGACCTGGGCGCGGCCCGCGAACGCCTGCTCTGCGCGCTGGTGCTCGACGAATTGAGCCATGCCGAACCGTTGCCGCTGTCGGTGCCGATGCCCGACGAGAAGCGACTGCGCACGCTGTGCGAAGCGGTGCTCGCGCAGCCCGCGCACGCGGAATCGCTGGAACACTGGGCGGGCGAGGTCGGCGCGAGCACGCGCACGATTTCACGGCTGTTCAAGCAGGAGCTGGGCGTGAGCTTTTCGCAATGGCGGCAGCAGGCACTGCTCGCGCGCGCGATTCCGCTGCTGAACCAGGGGCGTCCGTTGTCGCATATCGCGCGCGAACTCGGCTACCAGAGCCAGAGCGCGTTCTCCGCGATGTTCCGGCGCGCCTTCGGCGAAAGCCCGCGCGCGTTCATGCTGCGCGGCCACGCGCACGAGGCCGCCGAAGACGTGACGGGCAGCGACGGACACCCGAACGACGACGCGGCGGACCGCCAGCCGTGA
- the gltX gene encoding glutamate--tRNA ligase: MTRPVRTRFAPSPTGFIHLGNIRSALYPWAFARKMKGTFVLRIEDTDVERSSTEAVDAILEGMQWLDLDFDEGPFYQMQRMDRYREVLAKMLEEGLAYPCYMSTEELDALRERQREAGLKPRYDGTWRPEPGKVLPEPPAGVKPVLRFRNPLTGTVAWDDAVKGRVEISNEELDDLVIARPDGTPMYNFCVVVDDLDMGITHVIRGDDHVNNTPRQINILRALGGEVPVYAHLPTVLNEQGEKMSKRHGAMSVMAYRDAGYLPEAVVNYLARLGWSHGDAEIFSREQFVEWFDLEHLGKSPAQYDHNKLNWLNNHYIKEADNARLAALSKPFFDALGIDDAALASGPDLDAVIGLMKDRASTLKEIAEGAAMFYRAPAPDAEALAQHVTDAVRPALAELAAALKTAEWSKEAISAALKAALAAHKLKMPQLAMPVRLLVAGTTHTPSIDAVLMLFGRDAVVSRIEAALA, encoded by the coding sequence ATGACCCGTCCTGTCCGTACCCGCTTCGCGCCGAGCCCCACCGGCTTCATCCACCTCGGCAACATCCGCTCCGCACTCTATCCGTGGGCGTTCGCCCGCAAGATGAAAGGTACGTTCGTACTGCGCATCGAGGATACCGACGTCGAGCGGTCGTCGACGGAAGCGGTCGACGCGATCCTCGAAGGGATGCAGTGGCTCGACCTCGATTTCGACGAAGGCCCGTTCTACCAGATGCAGCGGATGGACCGCTATCGCGAGGTGCTCGCGAAGATGCTCGAAGAGGGCCTCGCGTACCCGTGCTACATGTCGACCGAGGAGCTCGACGCGTTGCGCGAGCGCCAGCGCGAAGCCGGCCTGAAGCCCCGTTATGACGGCACGTGGCGTCCGGAGCCGGGCAAGGTGCTGCCCGAGCCGCCCGCGGGCGTGAAGCCGGTGCTGCGTTTCCGCAACCCGCTGACGGGCACCGTCGCGTGGGACGACGCCGTGAAGGGCCGCGTCGAGATCTCGAACGAAGAGCTCGACGATCTCGTGATCGCGCGTCCGGACGGCACGCCGATGTACAACTTCTGCGTGGTGGTCGACGACCTCGACATGGGGATCACGCATGTGATCCGCGGCGACGACCACGTGAACAACACGCCGCGCCAGATCAACATCCTGCGCGCGCTCGGCGGCGAAGTGCCGGTGTACGCGCACCTGCCGACCGTGCTCAACGAGCAGGGCGAGAAGATGAGCAAGCGTCACGGCGCGATGAGCGTGATGGCGTACCGCGACGCGGGCTATCTGCCGGAAGCGGTCGTGAACTACCTGGCGCGCCTCGGCTGGTCGCACGGCGATGCGGAGATCTTCTCGCGCGAGCAGTTCGTCGAGTGGTTCGACCTCGAGCACCTCGGCAAGTCGCCGGCGCAGTACGACCACAACAAGCTGAACTGGCTGAACAACCACTACATCAAGGAAGCGGACAACGCGCGTCTCGCCGCGCTGTCGAAGCCGTTCTTCGACGCGCTCGGCATCGACGACGCGGCGCTCGCGAGCGGCCCGGACCTCGACGCGGTGATCGGCCTGATGAAGGATCGCGCGTCGACGCTCAAGGAAATCGCGGAAGGCGCGGCGATGTTCTACCGCGCGCCGGCGCCGGATGCCGAAGCGCTCGCGCAGCACGTGACCGATGCGGTGCGCCCGGCGCTGGCCGAACTCGCGGCGGCGCTGAAGACGGCCGAATGGAGCAAGGAGGCGATCTCGGCCGCGCTGAAGGCCGCGCTGGCCGCGCACAAGCTGAAGATGCCGCAGCTCGCGATGCCCGTGCGCCTGCTGGTGGCGGGTACGACGCATACGCCGTCGATCGACGCGGTGCTGATGCTGTTCGGCCGTGACGCTGTCGTGTCGCGCATCGAGGCCGCGCTGGCCTGA
- the aceB gene encoding malate synthase A, with protein sequence MTTTLTLPQGMAITGEIRPGYEAILTPAALELVAALHRTFEPRRHALLQARVERTKRLDAGERPDFLADTKAIREGDWKVAPLPADLQCRRVEITGPVERKMIINALNSGADSYMTDFEDSNAPSWTNQIDGQINLKDAIRRTISLEQNGKSYKLNDKVATLIVRPRGWHLDEKHVTVDGQRVSGGIFDFALFLFHNAKELIARGSGPYFYLPKMESHLEARLWNDIFVAAQEQVGIPRGTIRATVLIETILAAFEMDEILYELREHSSGLNAGRWDYIFSAIKKFKNDLDFCLADRSKITMTVPFMRAYALLLLKTCHKRNAPAIGGMSALIPIKNDPEANDKAMGGVRSDKQRDATDGYDGGWVAHPGLVPIAMDEFVKVLGDKPNQIAKQRDDVQIEGRNLLDFQPEAPITEAGLRNNINVGIHYLGAWLDGNGCVPIHNLMEDAATAEISRSQVWQWIRSPKGVLDDGRKVTAELVRDYAKAELENVKRSVGGNTQPYERAAAIFEQMSTSEGFTEFLTLPLYEEI encoded by the coding sequence ATGACCACCACGCTCACGCTGCCGCAAGGCATGGCGATTACCGGCGAGATCCGTCCGGGCTACGAAGCAATCCTGACGCCCGCGGCACTCGAACTCGTCGCGGCGCTGCATCGCACGTTCGAGCCGCGTCGCCACGCCCTGCTGCAGGCGCGCGTCGAACGCACGAAGCGCCTCGATGCCGGCGAGCGCCCCGATTTCCTGGCCGACACGAAGGCGATCCGCGAAGGCGACTGGAAGGTCGCGCCGCTGCCCGCCGACCTGCAATGCCGCCGCGTCGAGATCACCGGCCCCGTCGAGCGCAAGATGATCATCAACGCGCTGAACTCGGGCGCCGATTCGTACATGACGGACTTCGAGGATTCGAACGCGCCGAGCTGGACGAACCAGATCGACGGCCAGATCAACCTGAAGGACGCGATCCGCCGCACGATTTCGCTCGAGCAGAACGGCAAGTCGTACAAGCTCAACGACAAGGTCGCGACGCTGATCGTGCGTCCGCGCGGCTGGCACCTCGACGAGAAGCACGTGACGGTCGACGGCCAGCGCGTGTCCGGCGGCATCTTCGACTTCGCGCTGTTCCTGTTCCACAACGCGAAGGAACTGATCGCGCGCGGCTCGGGCCCGTACTTCTATCTGCCGAAGATGGAAAGCCATCTCGAGGCGCGCCTGTGGAACGACATCTTCGTCGCCGCGCAGGAGCAGGTCGGCATCCCGCGCGGCACGATCCGCGCGACCGTGCTGATCGAGACGATCCTCGCCGCCTTCGAGATGGACGAGATCCTGTACGAACTGCGCGAGCACAGCTCGGGCCTGAACGCCGGCCGCTGGGACTACATCTTCTCGGCGATCAAGAAGTTCAAGAACGACCTCGATTTCTGCCTCGCGGACCGTTCGAAGATCACGATGACGGTGCCGTTCATGCGTGCATACGCGCTGCTGCTGCTGAAGACCTGCCACAAGCGCAACGCGCCGGCGATCGGCGGGATGAGCGCGCTGATCCCGATCAAGAACGATCCTGAAGCGAACGACAAGGCAATGGGCGGCGTGCGCTCGGACAAGCAACGCGACGCGACCGACGGCTACGACGGCGGCTGGGTCGCGCACCCGGGCCTCGTGCCGATCGCGATGGACGAATTCGTGAAGGTGCTCGGCGACAAGCCGAACCAGATCGCGAAGCAGCGCGACGACGTGCAGATCGAAGGCCGGAACCTGCTCGACTTCCAGCCGGAGGCGCCGATCACCGAAGCCGGCCTGCGCAACAACATCAACGTCGGCATCCACTACCTCGGCGCGTGGCTCGACGGCAACGGCTGCGTGCCGATCCACAACCTGATGGAAGACGCCGCGACGGCCGAGATCTCGCGCTCGCAGGTGTGGCAGTGGATCCGCTCGCCGAAGGGCGTGCTCGACGACGGCCGCAAGGTGACGGCGGAACTCGTGCGCGACTACGCGAAGGCCGAGCTCGAGAACGTGAAGCGGTCGGTCGGCGGCAATACGCAACCGTACGAGCGCGCCGCGGCGATCTTCGAGCAGATGTCGACGTCGGAAGGTTTCACCGAATTCCTGACGCTGCCGCTGTACGAGGAGATCTGA
- the aceA gene encoding isocitrate lyase, giving the protein MSRQQQAQELHKQWETDPRWKGIKRTYSAEDVVRLRGSIQVEHTIAKRGAEKLWTLINNEPFVNALGALTGNQAMQQVKAGLKAIYLSGWQVAGDANLAGEMYPDQSLYPANSVPQVVKRINNTLTRADQIQWSEGKNPGDEGYVDFFAPIVADAEAGFGGVLNAFELMKAMIEAGASGVHFEDQLASVKKCGHMGGKVLVPTREAVAKLAAARLAADVMGTPTVLVARTDAEAADLITSDVDDNDKPFLTGERTVEGFFRTKPGLEQAISRGLAYAPYADLIWCETGKPDLEYAKKFAEAIHKRFPGKLLSYNCSPSFNWKKNLDDATIAKFQKELGAMGYKFQFITLAGFHALNYSMFNLAHGYARTQMSAFVELQQAEFAAADKGFTAVKHQREVGTGYFDAVTQTVEREASTTALHGSTEDEQFFDGKKVA; this is encoded by the coding sequence ATGTCGCGTCAGCAACAGGCACAGGAACTGCACAAGCAGTGGGAAACCGATCCGCGCTGGAAAGGCATCAAGCGCACCTATTCGGCTGAGGACGTGGTCCGCCTGCGCGGCTCGATCCAGGTCGAGCACACGATCGCGAAGCGCGGCGCGGAAAAGCTCTGGACCCTGATCAACAACGAGCCGTTCGTCAACGCGCTCGGCGCGCTGACCGGCAACCAGGCCATGCAGCAGGTGAAGGCCGGCCTCAAGGCGATCTACCTGTCGGGCTGGCAGGTCGCGGGCGACGCGAACCTCGCTGGCGAAATGTATCCGGACCAGTCGCTGTACCCGGCGAACTCGGTGCCGCAGGTCGTGAAGCGCATCAACAACACGCTGACGCGCGCCGACCAGATCCAGTGGTCGGAAGGCAAGAACCCGGGCGACGAAGGCTACGTCGACTTCTTCGCGCCGATCGTCGCCGACGCGGAAGCCGGCTTCGGCGGCGTGCTGAACGCGTTCGAGCTGATGAAGGCGATGATCGAGGCCGGCGCGTCGGGCGTCCACTTCGAAGACCAGCTCGCATCGGTGAAGAAGTGCGGCCACATGGGCGGCAAGGTGCTCGTGCCGACGCGCGAAGCCGTCGCGAAGCTCGCGGCAGCGCGTCTCGCGGCCGACGTGATGGGCACGCCGACCGTGCTGGTCGCGCGCACCGATGCGGAAGCGGCTGACCTGATCACGTCGGACGTCGACGACAACGACAAGCCGTTCCTGACGGGCGAGCGCACGGTCGAAGGCTTCTTCCGCACGAAGCCGGGCCTCGAGCAGGCGATCTCGCGCGGTCTCGCGTACGCACCGTACGCCGACCTGATCTGGTGCGAAACGGGCAAGCCGGATCTCGAGTACGCGAAGAAGTTCGCGGAAGCGATCCACAAGCGGTTCCCGGGCAAGCTGCTGTCGTACAACTGCTCGCCGTCGTTCAACTGGAAGAAGAACCTCGACGACGCGACGATCGCGAAGTTCCAGAAGGAACTCGGCGCGATGGGCTACAAGTTCCAGTTCATCACGCTGGCCGGCTTCCATGCGCTGAACTACTCGATGTTCAACCTCGCGCACGGCTATGCCCGTACGCAGATGAGCGCGTTCGTCGAACTGCAGCAGGCCGAGTTCGCGGCAGCCGACAAGGGCTTCACCGCGGTCAAGCACCAGCGCGAAGTCGGCACCGGCTACTTCGACGCGGTCACGCAGACGGTCGAGCGCGAAGCGTCGACGACCGCGCTGCACGGCTCGACCGAAGACGAGCAGTTCTTCGACGGCAAGAAGGTCGCGTAA
- a CDS encoding LysR family transcriptional regulator gives MDRFKQIETFAAVAAKGSLSAAAHAEGVAPAIIGRRLDALEERLGVKLLVRTTRRLTLTFEGSAFLEDCQRIINDMQNAEASVSAGGVKASGHLRISAPAGFGRRHVAPLVPEFSCAHPDVSVTLDLSDRMVDLVNEGFDCAVRLGELPDSSLVSLKLGENRRVCVASPAYLARRGTPATLAELARHNCLALAANANQQRGWSFQEDGKVVSIRVSGTMECSDGAVLHEWCLAGYGLAWRSWWEVGDDIAAGHLVSVLDAFAAPPIGIHAVFPQRRHLPLRVRLFLDYLKHTYERPGYWG, from the coding sequence ATGGACCGGTTCAAACAGATCGAAACGTTCGCCGCGGTCGCGGCGAAAGGCAGCCTGTCGGCGGCCGCGCACGCGGAAGGGGTCGCGCCCGCGATCATCGGCCGCCGGCTCGACGCGCTCGAGGAGCGGCTCGGCGTCAAGCTGCTGGTGCGCACGACGCGCAGGCTCACGCTGACCTTCGAGGGCTCGGCCTTCCTCGAGGATTGCCAGCGCATCATCAACGACATGCAGAACGCGGAGGCGAGCGTGTCCGCGGGCGGGGTGAAGGCGAGCGGCCACCTGCGGATCTCCGCGCCGGCCGGCTTCGGCCGGCGCCACGTCGCGCCGCTCGTGCCCGAATTCAGCTGCGCGCATCCGGACGTGTCGGTCACGCTCGACCTGTCCGACCGGATGGTCGACCTCGTCAACGAGGGCTTTGATTGCGCGGTGCGGCTCGGCGAGCTGCCCGACTCGTCGCTGGTGTCGCTGAAACTCGGCGAGAACCGCCGCGTGTGCGTCGCGTCGCCCGCGTATCTCGCGCGGCGCGGCACGCCGGCCACGCTCGCGGAACTCGCGCGGCACAACTGCCTCGCGCTTGCCGCGAACGCGAACCAGCAGCGCGGCTGGTCGTTCCAGGAGGACGGCAAGGTCGTGTCGATCCGCGTGAGCGGCACGATGGAATGCTCGGACGGCGCAGTCCTGCACGAGTGGTGCCTGGCGGGGTACGGCCTCGCGTGGCGCTCGTGGTGGGAGGTCGGCGACGACATCGCGGCCGGCCACCTCGTCAGCGTGCTGGACGCGTTCGCGGCGCCGCCGATCGGCATTCATGCGGTGTTCCCGCAGCGCCGGCATTTGCCGTTGCGCGTGCGGCTGTTCCTCGATTACCTGAAGCACACGTACGAGCGGCCCGGGTATTGGGGGTAG
- the rraA gene encoding ribonuclease E activity regulator RraA, with the protein MTTFATTDLCDAHEERLTAGTLRVLAPALRPYGGAARFAGPAATLKLFEDNTLVRAALEQDGAGRVLVVDGGGSQRCALVGGNLGALAEKNHWAGIVVYGCVRDSAELRACNVGVLALATHPRKSDKRGAGERDVPVTVLGTRIAPGEWIYADEDGVLVSATPLT; encoded by the coding sequence ATGACGACGTTTGCGACAACCGACCTCTGCGACGCCCACGAAGAGCGGCTCACGGCCGGCACCCTGCGCGTGCTTGCGCCGGCGCTGCGCCCGTACGGCGGCGCGGCGCGCTTCGCGGGGCCTGCGGCGACGCTCAAGCTGTTCGAGGACAACACGCTCGTGCGCGCCGCGCTCGAGCAGGACGGCGCCGGGCGCGTGCTGGTCGTCGACGGCGGCGGCAGCCAGCGTTGCGCGCTCGTCGGCGGCAACCTCGGCGCGCTGGCCGAGAAGAACCATTGGGCCGGTATCGTGGTCTATGGATGCGTGCGCGATTCGGCTGAATTGCGCGCGTGCAACGTCGGCGTGCTCGCGCTCGCGACGCATCCGCGCAAGAGCGACAAGCGCGGCGCCGGCGAACGGGACGTTCCCGTCACGGTGCTCGGCACGCGAATCGCCCCCGGCGAATGGATCTACGCCGACGAAGACGGCGTGCTCGTCAGCGCGACGCCGCTGACCTGA